GGATGAGTGCGGACCTCGAGGATGCCGTGGCGGCCGGAGCGACACATGTACGCGTCGGCACTGCGGTACTCGGAGTCCGTCCCGGGCTCGGGTAACGTCGCCAAGAAGTCGGACCACAGCAGAAAATATGGTCATTCCGTCGAGAGGCGGGCGCAACGACCTCGTGGATCGCGGGCACTTGGGAAGTCGTCAGCCGATCCACCACAGAGCGGAGGACTCAGAGCATGGCCGGCGCGATGCGCAAGATGGCGGTCTACCTCGGCCTCGTGGAGGACGATGGGTACGACGGCAGGGGATTCGACCCCGATGACGACTTCGAGCCCGAGCTCGACCCCGAGCCCGAGCGGGACCACCGTCGGCACGAGGCGGTGCACCAGTCACACCAGTCACACCAGTCCCAAAGGGATGAATCGGTACGAGTGGTGCAGCCCCCGGTGCAGCGCGAACCGGTGTCGCACGCCACTTCGCTCCCCGCGGAATCGGTGCGACCCGCCCGGATCGCGCCCGTGGCGTCCATCACACAAGAACGTTCGAGTCTGGAGAAGAACGCACCGGTGATCATGCCCAAGGTCGTGTCC
The DNA window shown above is from Streptomyces akebiae and carries:
- a CDS encoding cell division protein SepF, producing the protein MAGAMRKMAVYLGLVEDDGYDGRGFDPDDDFEPELDPEPERDHRRHEAVHQSHQSHQSQRDESVRVVQPPVQREPVSHATSLPAESVRPARIAPVASITQERSSLEKNAPVIMPKVVSEREPYRITTLHPRTYNEARTIGEHFREGTPVIMNLTEMDDTDAKRLVDFAAGLVFGLHGSIERVTQKVFLLSPANVDVTAEDKARIAEGGFFNQS